In one Magallana gigas chromosome 7, xbMagGiga1.1, whole genome shotgun sequence genomic region, the following are encoded:
- the LOC105332571 gene encoding A disintegrin and metalloproteinase with thrombospondin motifs 6 isoform X1: MRIVGFLCICAIKFTTASVSDMQNENKDDKRIQNEKTAALLKRIGQYEMVIPTLVDEDGRFLSYNVSNYDSQGRVRRDLTNQENPSTVFYRISAFGQEFHFRLQINRELLSRSFSVGAFGNDGEEHSVNIRRNCHYVGYSRRPHESTAAISNCFGLHGIFQTQDEDYFVEPLWNDTSSDSGKGHPHVVYKRSSMQFPKDNVHCGVTDIFEKKDKSVNDNTRHIRSQGKLKLKKNRIPRSAVSREKNVETLVVADHKMVEYHGKKVIQSYVLSIMNIVAKLYHDASIGNAVNIVVSRLIVFEKEQANLTLNHDADQSLYNFCKWQHFLNFSSSSGHGGMYHDNAVLLTGYDICSYKNEPCGTLGLAPLSGMCGGDRSCSINEDIGLASAFTIAHEIGHNFGMRHDGLGNDCGVPGSNMTAGLMAAQLSKETRPFNWSFCSRNYITEFIDSEKSACLDNSPVVHVKHIDPRVQEVKRDSTEQCKIMYNSQSRSCKPELVCSELWCVDEQGECKTKGIPAADGTGCYITNTKEKGWCYQGECRALDYQPQPVDGSWGQWLSWDMCTRTCGGGIESSFRRCNDPEPRHGGKYCVGQRKRYRSCNIEACQNSEKDFRELQCEDFNKKPFRGKYYNWKPFSGAHDKPCALNCIADGFNFYTEQARKVIDGTKCYPDKMDMCINGKCLPVGCDGILGSVVVEDFCGVCNGDNSSCYNVNGTYNKIVSPGTYQEIVRIPKGAVHIRVSEIVESLNYLALKNMSNMFLINGGWTVDWPRMFYGAGTVFNYERLDGQPEVIHSTGPTTEDVVFMIILQEHNKGIYYEYNFPKNTSGSAANSSYIWNHFWSPCSGTCGKGRRTSVPVCVNSQDQSDASETLCDSASKPDTREEECNQNPCPREWSVSDWSHCSVTCGAGRKIRTVLCVQVVSQTEKTILPDSDCVLPKPNSHRRCRRTDCPAAWVAADWGKCSSTCGEGEQKRDVMCMTSDQRKYLDSKKCQSDQKPAIVQKCNDNACPGPEWKAGKWDTCSAKCGKGRQSRVVVCLDHAGKLSSGCDARLRPTLVRECQSYCESKHSPRLECTDQDHAHFCPLVVKHKVCNRGYFYRMCCQSCRDSEQTP, encoded by the exons ATGAGAATTGTTGGATTTCTATGCATTTGTGCGATAAAGTTTACAACTGCAAGCGTCAGCGATatgcaaaatgaaaacaaagatgATAAGAGGATACAAAATGAGAAAACAG ccGCTCTTTTAAAACGAATTGGTCAGTATGAGATGGTGATTCCCACCCTAGTGGACGAGGACGGCAGGTTCCTGAGTTACAACGTGTCTAACTACGACAGCCAGGGTCGGGTGAGGAGGGACCTAACCAATCAAGAGAATCCCTCCACTGTCTTCTACAGAATATCAGCCTTTGGTCAGGAGTTCCACTTTAGATTACAGATTAATCGTGAGCTACTTTCGCGCTCGTTTTCTGTCGGAGCCTTTGGTAACGATGGGGAGGAACACTCGGTGAACATCCGGCGGAACTGTCACTATGTGGGCTACAGCAGGAGACCCCACGAGTCCACTGCCGCCATCAGCAACTGCTTTGGTTTG CACGGAATATTTCAAACACAAGATGAGGATTATTTTGTTGAACCTCTGTGGAATGATACAAGTAGTGACAGTGGCAAGGGACACCCCCATGTTGTCTACAAACGATCATCAATGCAGTTCCCAAAGGATAATGTCCACTGTGGTGTCACAG ATATATTTGAAAAGAAGGATAAATCTGTTAATGACAATACAAGACACATAAGGTCCCAGggaaaattgaagttaaagaaGAACCGAATCCCAAGATCTGCTGTCAGTCGGGAGAAGAATGTAGAGACACTGGTAGTGGCTGACCACAAAATGGTGGAATATCATGGCAAAAAAGTCATACAATCTTATGTCCTGTCCATCATGAACATT GTTGCTAAGTTATACCATGATGCCAGCATTGGAAATGCAGTCAACATAGTGGTCAGCCGGCtgattgtttttgaaaaagagCAG GCTAACCTGACATTGAATCATGATGCTGACCAATCCCTGTACAATTTCTGTAAGTGGCAGCACTTTCTGAACTTTTCCTCCTCTTCGGGTCATGGAGGAATGTACCATGACAATGCTGTTCTACTGACAGG ATATGACATTTGTTCATACAAGAACGAGCCCTGTGGAACTTTAG GTCTGGCCCCTCTGAGTGGGATGTGTGGGGGAGACAGAAGCTGTAGTATCAATGAGGACATCGGCCTGGCCTCCGCCTTCACCATCGCCCACGAAATCGGACACAA TTTTGGAATGCGACATGATGGGTTAGGGAATGACTGTGGTGTACCAGGGTCCAATATGACGGCTGGACTAATGGCAGCTCAACTGTCCAAAGAAACACGCCCATTTAACTGGTCCTTCTGTAGTCGTAACTACATCACAGAGTTCATTGA CTCTGAGAAGAGTGCCTGTTTGGACAACAGTCCTGTGGTACATGTGAAGCACATTGACCCCAGAGTACAAGAGGTCAAGAGGGACAGCACGGAGCAGTGTAAGATCATGTACAACAGCCAGTCCAGGAGCTGTAAGCCCGAG TTGGTTTGTAGTGAGCTGTGGTGTGTGGATGAGCAAGGAGAGTGTAAAACCAAGGGAATTCCTGCAGCAGATGGGACTGGCTGTTACATCACCAACACCAAGGAGAAAGGG TGGTGTTACCAGGGAGAGTGTCGCGCCCTTGACTACCAGCCGCAGCCGGTGGATGGTTCTTGGGGACAGTGGTTGAGCTGGGACATGTGTACACGTACCTGTGGCGGGGGCATCGAGTCAAGCTTCAGAAGATGTAACGATCCAGA GCCCAGACATGGAGGAAAGTATTGTGTTGGACAGAGAAAAAGATACAGGTCCTGTAACATAGAG GCATGTCAGAACAGTGAAAAAGATTTCCGAGAACTTCAGTGTGAGGATTTCAACAAGAAACCTTTCAGGGGGAAATACTACAACTGGAAGCCTTTCTCTGGGG CTCATGACAAGCCCTGTGCATTGAATTGTATTGCTGACGGTTTTAACTTCTACACCGAACAAGCCCGTAAAGTGATTGATGGAACCAAATGTTACCCAGACAAAATGGATATGTGTATCAATGGAAAATGTCTG CCTGTGGGATGTGATGGAATTCTGGGATCTGTGGTGGTCGAGGACTTCTGTGGAGTTTGTAACGGAGATAATTCTTCGTGTTACAATGTGAATGGGACGTACAACAAAATAGTGTCACCGGGAA CATACCAAGAAATAGTCAGAATTCCTAAAGGCGCAGTTCATATACGTGTGTCAGAAATAGTGGAATCTCTAAATTATTTAG CTTTGAAAAACATGTCAAACATGTTCCTGATCAATGGCGGTTGGACGGTAGATTGGCCGCGGATGTTCTATGGAGCGGGAACGGTGTTTAATTACGAGCGCTTGGATGGACAACCAGAAGTGATACACTCTACTGGGCCCACCACTGAGGATGTAGTGTTTATG ataatATTGCAAGAACACAATAAAGGAATCTATTATGAGTACAACTTTCCAAAAAACACCTCAGGATCGGCAGCAAACTCTTCTTATATCTGGAACCATTTCTGGTCACCCTGCTCAGGAACTTGTGGCAAAG GAAGAAGGACTTCAGTCCCAGTTTGTGTCAATAGTCAGGATCAGTCAGACGCCTCAGAAACCCTGTGTGACAGCGCCTCTAAACCAGATACTAGAGAGGAGGAGTGCAACCAGAACCCATGTCCTAGAGA atggtCAGTAAGCGACTGGTCCCACTGCAGTGTTACTTGTGGGGCAGGGAGGAAGATAAGGACAGTCCTTTGTGTGCAGGTGGTCAGCCAAACAGAGAAGACCATCCTCCCTGATAGCGATTGTGTGCTGCCCAAACCTAACTCCCACCGCCGCTGTCGAAGGACCGATTGTCCCGCAGCTTGGGTAGCGGCAGACTGGGGAAAA TGTTCCTCAACCTGTGGTGAGGGGGAGCAGAAAAGGGATGTAATGTGTATGACCAGTGACCAGAGAAAATACCTGGACAGCAAGAAGTGTCAATCTGACCAGAAGCCAGCCATTGTACAGAAGTGTAATGACAATGCTTGTCCTGGACCCGAGTGGAAAGCAGGGAAGTGGGATACA TGCTCAGCAAAATGCGGTAAAGGGAGACAATCACGAGTGGTTGTATGTCTGGACCACGCTGGTAAGCTGTCCAGTGGCTGTGATGCCAGACTCCGGCCCACGCTGGTCAGGGAGTGTCAGTCCTACTGTGAGAGCAAGCACTCCCCCAGGCTAG AATGCACGGATCAAGACCACGCCCACTTCTGTCCACTGGTTGTGAAGCACAAGGTCTGTAACCGTGGTTACTTCTACAGGATGTGCTGTCAGTCATGTAGAGACTCTGAGCAAACACCTTAG
- the LOC105332571 gene encoding A disintegrin and metalloproteinase with thrombospondin motifs 6 isoform X2, with protein MQFPKDNVHCGVTDIFEKKDKSVNDNTRHIRSQGKLKLKKNRIPRSAVSREKNVETLVVADHKMVEYHGKKVIQSYVLSIMNIVAKLYHDASIGNAVNIVVSRLIVFEKEQANLTLNHDADQSLYNFCKWQHFLNFSSSSGHGGMYHDNAVLLTGYDICSYKNEPCGTLGLAPLSGMCGGDRSCSINEDIGLASAFTIAHEIGHNFGMRHDGLGNDCGVPGSNMTAGLMAAQLSKETRPFNWSFCSRNYITEFIDSEKSACLDNSPVVHVKHIDPRVQEVKRDSTEQCKIMYNSQSRSCKPELVCSELWCVDEQGECKTKGIPAADGTGCYITNTKEKGWCYQGECRALDYQPQPVDGSWGQWLSWDMCTRTCGGGIESSFRRCNDPEPRHGGKYCVGQRKRYRSCNIEACQNSEKDFRELQCEDFNKKPFRGKYYNWKPFSGAHDKPCALNCIADGFNFYTEQARKVIDGTKCYPDKMDMCINGKCLPVGCDGILGSVVVEDFCGVCNGDNSSCYNVNGTYNKIVSPGTYQEIVRIPKGAVHIRVSEIVESLNYLALKNMSNMFLINGGWTVDWPRMFYGAGTVFNYERLDGQPEVIHSTGPTTEDVVFMIILQEHNKGIYYEYNFPKNTSGSAANSSYIWNHFWSPCSGTCGKGRRTSVPVCVNSQDQSDASETLCDSASKPDTREEECNQNPCPREWSVSDWSHCSVTCGAGRKIRTVLCVQVVSQTEKTILPDSDCVLPKPNSHRRCRRTDCPAAWVAADWGKCSSTCGEGEQKRDVMCMTSDQRKYLDSKKCQSDQKPAIVQKCNDNACPGPEWKAGKWDTCSAKCGKGRQSRVVVCLDHAGKLSSGCDARLRPTLVRECQSYCESKHSPRLECTDQDHAHFCPLVVKHKVCNRGYFYRMCCQSCRDSEQTP; from the exons ATGCAGTTCCCAAAGGATAATGTCCACTGTGGTGTCACAG ATATATTTGAAAAGAAGGATAAATCTGTTAATGACAATACAAGACACATAAGGTCCCAGggaaaattgaagttaaagaaGAACCGAATCCCAAGATCTGCTGTCAGTCGGGAGAAGAATGTAGAGACACTGGTAGTGGCTGACCACAAAATGGTGGAATATCATGGCAAAAAAGTCATACAATCTTATGTCCTGTCCATCATGAACATT GTTGCTAAGTTATACCATGATGCCAGCATTGGAAATGCAGTCAACATAGTGGTCAGCCGGCtgattgtttttgaaaaagagCAG GCTAACCTGACATTGAATCATGATGCTGACCAATCCCTGTACAATTTCTGTAAGTGGCAGCACTTTCTGAACTTTTCCTCCTCTTCGGGTCATGGAGGAATGTACCATGACAATGCTGTTCTACTGACAGG ATATGACATTTGTTCATACAAGAACGAGCCCTGTGGAACTTTAG GTCTGGCCCCTCTGAGTGGGATGTGTGGGGGAGACAGAAGCTGTAGTATCAATGAGGACATCGGCCTGGCCTCCGCCTTCACCATCGCCCACGAAATCGGACACAA TTTTGGAATGCGACATGATGGGTTAGGGAATGACTGTGGTGTACCAGGGTCCAATATGACGGCTGGACTAATGGCAGCTCAACTGTCCAAAGAAACACGCCCATTTAACTGGTCCTTCTGTAGTCGTAACTACATCACAGAGTTCATTGA CTCTGAGAAGAGTGCCTGTTTGGACAACAGTCCTGTGGTACATGTGAAGCACATTGACCCCAGAGTACAAGAGGTCAAGAGGGACAGCACGGAGCAGTGTAAGATCATGTACAACAGCCAGTCCAGGAGCTGTAAGCCCGAG TTGGTTTGTAGTGAGCTGTGGTGTGTGGATGAGCAAGGAGAGTGTAAAACCAAGGGAATTCCTGCAGCAGATGGGACTGGCTGTTACATCACCAACACCAAGGAGAAAGGG TGGTGTTACCAGGGAGAGTGTCGCGCCCTTGACTACCAGCCGCAGCCGGTGGATGGTTCTTGGGGACAGTGGTTGAGCTGGGACATGTGTACACGTACCTGTGGCGGGGGCATCGAGTCAAGCTTCAGAAGATGTAACGATCCAGA GCCCAGACATGGAGGAAAGTATTGTGTTGGACAGAGAAAAAGATACAGGTCCTGTAACATAGAG GCATGTCAGAACAGTGAAAAAGATTTCCGAGAACTTCAGTGTGAGGATTTCAACAAGAAACCTTTCAGGGGGAAATACTACAACTGGAAGCCTTTCTCTGGGG CTCATGACAAGCCCTGTGCATTGAATTGTATTGCTGACGGTTTTAACTTCTACACCGAACAAGCCCGTAAAGTGATTGATGGAACCAAATGTTACCCAGACAAAATGGATATGTGTATCAATGGAAAATGTCTG CCTGTGGGATGTGATGGAATTCTGGGATCTGTGGTGGTCGAGGACTTCTGTGGAGTTTGTAACGGAGATAATTCTTCGTGTTACAATGTGAATGGGACGTACAACAAAATAGTGTCACCGGGAA CATACCAAGAAATAGTCAGAATTCCTAAAGGCGCAGTTCATATACGTGTGTCAGAAATAGTGGAATCTCTAAATTATTTAG CTTTGAAAAACATGTCAAACATGTTCCTGATCAATGGCGGTTGGACGGTAGATTGGCCGCGGATGTTCTATGGAGCGGGAACGGTGTTTAATTACGAGCGCTTGGATGGACAACCAGAAGTGATACACTCTACTGGGCCCACCACTGAGGATGTAGTGTTTATG ataatATTGCAAGAACACAATAAAGGAATCTATTATGAGTACAACTTTCCAAAAAACACCTCAGGATCGGCAGCAAACTCTTCTTATATCTGGAACCATTTCTGGTCACCCTGCTCAGGAACTTGTGGCAAAG GAAGAAGGACTTCAGTCCCAGTTTGTGTCAATAGTCAGGATCAGTCAGACGCCTCAGAAACCCTGTGTGACAGCGCCTCTAAACCAGATACTAGAGAGGAGGAGTGCAACCAGAACCCATGTCCTAGAGA atggtCAGTAAGCGACTGGTCCCACTGCAGTGTTACTTGTGGGGCAGGGAGGAAGATAAGGACAGTCCTTTGTGTGCAGGTGGTCAGCCAAACAGAGAAGACCATCCTCCCTGATAGCGATTGTGTGCTGCCCAAACCTAACTCCCACCGCCGCTGTCGAAGGACCGATTGTCCCGCAGCTTGGGTAGCGGCAGACTGGGGAAAA TGTTCCTCAACCTGTGGTGAGGGGGAGCAGAAAAGGGATGTAATGTGTATGACCAGTGACCAGAGAAAATACCTGGACAGCAAGAAGTGTCAATCTGACCAGAAGCCAGCCATTGTACAGAAGTGTAATGACAATGCTTGTCCTGGACCCGAGTGGAAAGCAGGGAAGTGGGATACA TGCTCAGCAAAATGCGGTAAAGGGAGACAATCACGAGTGGTTGTATGTCTGGACCACGCTGGTAAGCTGTCCAGTGGCTGTGATGCCAGACTCCGGCCCACGCTGGTCAGGGAGTGTCAGTCCTACTGTGAGAGCAAGCACTCCCCCAGGCTAG AATGCACGGATCAAGACCACGCCCACTTCTGTCCACTGGTTGTGAAGCACAAGGTCTGTAACCGTGGTTACTTCTACAGGATGTGCTGTCAGTCATGTAGAGACTCTGAGCAAACACCTTAG
- the LOC105332571 gene encoding A disintegrin and metalloproteinase with thrombospondin motifs 6 isoform X3 codes for MRIVGFLCICAIKFTTASVSDMQNENKDDKRIQNEKTAALLKRIGQYEMVIPTLVDEDGRFLSYNVSNYDSQGRVRRDLTNQENPSTVFYRISAFGQEFHFRLQINRELLSRSFSVGAFGNDGEEHSVNIRRNCHYVGYSRRPHESTAAISNCFGLHGIFQTQDEDYFVEPLWNDTSSDSGKGHPHVVYKRSSMQFPKDNVHCGVTDIFEKKDKSVNDNTRHIRSQGKLKLKKNRIPRSAVSREKNVETLVVADHKMVEYHGKKVIQSYVLSIMNIVAKLYHDASIGNAVNIVVSRLIVFEKEQANLTLNHDADQSLYNFCKWQHFLNFSSSSGHGGMYHDNAVLLTGYDICSYKNEPCGTLGLAPLSGMCGGDRSCSINEDIGLASAFTIAHEIGHNFGMRHDGLGNDCGVPGSNMTAGLMAAQLSKETRPFNWSFCSRNYITEFIDSEKSACLDNSPVVHVKHIDPRVQEVKRDSTEQCKIMYNSQSRSCKPELVCSELWCVDEQGECKTKGIPAADGTGCYITNTKEKGWCYQGECRALDYQPQPVDGSWGQWLSWDMCTRTCGGGIESSFRRCNDPEPRHGGKYCVGQRKRYRSCNIEACQNSEKDFRELQCEDFNKKPFRGKYYNWKPFSGAHDKPCALNCIADGFNFYTEQARKVIDGTKCYPDKMDMCINGKCLPVGCDGILGSVVVEDFCGVCNGDNSSCYNVNGTYNKIVSPGTYQEIVRIPKGAVHIRVSEIVESLNYLALKNMSNMFLINGGWTVDWPRMFYGAGTVFNYERLDGQPEVIHSTGPTTEDVVFMIILQEHNKGIYYEYNFPKNTSGSAANSSYIWNHFWSPCSGTCGKEGLQSQFVSIVRISQTPQKPCVTAPLNQILERRSATRTHVLENGQ; via the exons ATGAGAATTGTTGGATTTCTATGCATTTGTGCGATAAAGTTTACAACTGCAAGCGTCAGCGATatgcaaaatgaaaacaaagatgATAAGAGGATACAAAATGAGAAAACAG ccGCTCTTTTAAAACGAATTGGTCAGTATGAGATGGTGATTCCCACCCTAGTGGACGAGGACGGCAGGTTCCTGAGTTACAACGTGTCTAACTACGACAGCCAGGGTCGGGTGAGGAGGGACCTAACCAATCAAGAGAATCCCTCCACTGTCTTCTACAGAATATCAGCCTTTGGTCAGGAGTTCCACTTTAGATTACAGATTAATCGTGAGCTACTTTCGCGCTCGTTTTCTGTCGGAGCCTTTGGTAACGATGGGGAGGAACACTCGGTGAACATCCGGCGGAACTGTCACTATGTGGGCTACAGCAGGAGACCCCACGAGTCCACTGCCGCCATCAGCAACTGCTTTGGTTTG CACGGAATATTTCAAACACAAGATGAGGATTATTTTGTTGAACCTCTGTGGAATGATACAAGTAGTGACAGTGGCAAGGGACACCCCCATGTTGTCTACAAACGATCATCAATGCAGTTCCCAAAGGATAATGTCCACTGTGGTGTCACAG ATATATTTGAAAAGAAGGATAAATCTGTTAATGACAATACAAGACACATAAGGTCCCAGggaaaattgaagttaaagaaGAACCGAATCCCAAGATCTGCTGTCAGTCGGGAGAAGAATGTAGAGACACTGGTAGTGGCTGACCACAAAATGGTGGAATATCATGGCAAAAAAGTCATACAATCTTATGTCCTGTCCATCATGAACATT GTTGCTAAGTTATACCATGATGCCAGCATTGGAAATGCAGTCAACATAGTGGTCAGCCGGCtgattgtttttgaaaaagagCAG GCTAACCTGACATTGAATCATGATGCTGACCAATCCCTGTACAATTTCTGTAAGTGGCAGCACTTTCTGAACTTTTCCTCCTCTTCGGGTCATGGAGGAATGTACCATGACAATGCTGTTCTACTGACAGG ATATGACATTTGTTCATACAAGAACGAGCCCTGTGGAACTTTAG GTCTGGCCCCTCTGAGTGGGATGTGTGGGGGAGACAGAAGCTGTAGTATCAATGAGGACATCGGCCTGGCCTCCGCCTTCACCATCGCCCACGAAATCGGACACAA TTTTGGAATGCGACATGATGGGTTAGGGAATGACTGTGGTGTACCAGGGTCCAATATGACGGCTGGACTAATGGCAGCTCAACTGTCCAAAGAAACACGCCCATTTAACTGGTCCTTCTGTAGTCGTAACTACATCACAGAGTTCATTGA CTCTGAGAAGAGTGCCTGTTTGGACAACAGTCCTGTGGTACATGTGAAGCACATTGACCCCAGAGTACAAGAGGTCAAGAGGGACAGCACGGAGCAGTGTAAGATCATGTACAACAGCCAGTCCAGGAGCTGTAAGCCCGAG TTGGTTTGTAGTGAGCTGTGGTGTGTGGATGAGCAAGGAGAGTGTAAAACCAAGGGAATTCCTGCAGCAGATGGGACTGGCTGTTACATCACCAACACCAAGGAGAAAGGG TGGTGTTACCAGGGAGAGTGTCGCGCCCTTGACTACCAGCCGCAGCCGGTGGATGGTTCTTGGGGACAGTGGTTGAGCTGGGACATGTGTACACGTACCTGTGGCGGGGGCATCGAGTCAAGCTTCAGAAGATGTAACGATCCAGA GCCCAGACATGGAGGAAAGTATTGTGTTGGACAGAGAAAAAGATACAGGTCCTGTAACATAGAG GCATGTCAGAACAGTGAAAAAGATTTCCGAGAACTTCAGTGTGAGGATTTCAACAAGAAACCTTTCAGGGGGAAATACTACAACTGGAAGCCTTTCTCTGGGG CTCATGACAAGCCCTGTGCATTGAATTGTATTGCTGACGGTTTTAACTTCTACACCGAACAAGCCCGTAAAGTGATTGATGGAACCAAATGTTACCCAGACAAAATGGATATGTGTATCAATGGAAAATGTCTG CCTGTGGGATGTGATGGAATTCTGGGATCTGTGGTGGTCGAGGACTTCTGTGGAGTTTGTAACGGAGATAATTCTTCGTGTTACAATGTGAATGGGACGTACAACAAAATAGTGTCACCGGGAA CATACCAAGAAATAGTCAGAATTCCTAAAGGCGCAGTTCATATACGTGTGTCAGAAATAGTGGAATCTCTAAATTATTTAG CTTTGAAAAACATGTCAAACATGTTCCTGATCAATGGCGGTTGGACGGTAGATTGGCCGCGGATGTTCTATGGAGCGGGAACGGTGTTTAATTACGAGCGCTTGGATGGACAACCAGAAGTGATACACTCTACTGGGCCCACCACTGAGGATGTAGTGTTTATG ataatATTGCAAGAACACAATAAAGGAATCTATTATGAGTACAACTTTCCAAAAAACACCTCAGGATCGGCAGCAAACTCTTCTTATATCTGGAACCATTTCTGGTCACCCTGCTCAGGAACTTGTGGCAAAG AAGGACTTCAGTCCCAGTTTGTGTCAATAGTCAGGATCAGTCAGACGCCTCAGAAACCCTGTGTGACAGCGCCTCTAAACCAGATACTAGAGAGGAGGAGTGCAACCAGAACCCATGTCCTAGAGA atggtCAGTAA